The genome window CGATCTACTGTCTGGCATTATATTGCTTCACTCCTCTCTCTAAATGGAGTAAACGGCGAGCAAATAAAATTTTCTGAATCCGTCATTCCTGGTGCACCAATCGTAAAAGACAGCACCTTTGTATGACTATTATTTTGTTCCTCTAATATGCTATTTACTTGATCAACAAGCAATTGAACAAAATTCCTCTTCAACGCCTCTTGTGTGTCGATTTTGCGGTGCAGAATAAATTTTCCAAATCCATAATCGCTATTTCAGTCGTCGTTCCTCCAATATCTATGCCAATCGTATATTTGTATTCTTTGGCAAACAATAAATGGACAGGTTTTCTCCCCTTTTGTTGCCGCCTTTTTACTTTCTTTTTCAATAATCCAGCCTTCTTTCACCATCATCTACCAATGCTGATATAGTCGGCTTACTCAGCTTCAATCTTTTTGCCAAACTTGTTCTTTGAATAAAGATTATCTCCTTCGATAATTTCTTGCAGTCCTTTTCTCTTACTGATTATCTTTAAGTAGGTGGGAGTTCCTGATTGTAAAATACTCATTCATTCCTCCAATCATGGCAGTTAGTAAACCTTCCTTACTTCTTAAAAGCTTATGATTGGCTAGAAAGTAATATGTTTGTATATATTCCGAAATTTTTTGTGAACTTTTCTTTATTTTAGTTGAGGCGCTTTTAAAGAATCGTTGTTTTCCTCATTCCTTTACTTGAATATTAGAAAAACACCATTTAAAAAATGGCGTTTCAGTTCGTAAATATATATATTACTTTCCTTATGACCAATCCAATGATTACACCTGGTAACACAAAAAGCATTGGTAAAAAAATAGGGCCGATTAGATGCCCAAATAGGAAAACCTCTGATGAATAGATTAATCCTACTGTTACAAAATAAGCTGCAAACACAAATGGAAGAAATAATAAAGGAGAATTTTCTCCTTTCTCATCAGCATCTCTTACTGCATCCCACATCGCAAAAAAATAAAGGCACGGATAAAACATAAGCCATTTTAGATTAACTTCCTCTAAAGACGCGGAAGTTTGTCCATGAAAACTTAATATAATGGCTGTATTAAAGTTAGCTTGTATGTTCACAACTAACTCAAGTAAGATAAAAATAATTCCTTTTATATATTTCTTATTAAGCAGCTGTCCAAAGCCAGGCAAAGCGATGGACCATAAAAGTTTTTCAAATGATTTCCTGTTCACATCTTTCCCCAGCCACCTTTTTAATAGATAAAGTAAATTTAGTGTACATCTTAGTGAAATCAACACATGCTGAGAATATAATCCATGGTTTTCAGAAAAAGTTTGAAGTTAGTATTTGCAAAAAATTTAAATTTTATCCATAAAATCCTCAAGAGAAATTCTCCTGCATCCTTCATAAAGAGTATAAAAAAGGACGGATGAACCGTCCCTTTTTTTCCTATATTGTAAATTTTGTAATCGTTTTTTCTAATTCAGCTGCTAAGTTTTTGAGGCTTTGGGCAGCTGAGGAAATTTCCTCTATTCCTGCTAGTTGTTCTTCTGAGGCTGCGGCCACTTCTTGTGTACTTGACTTCGTGTTTTTAGTAATAGTAGAGATTTGATTAAAGGAAGCAGATACCTCTTCTGCTCCTGCTGAAATCTCTTCCGAAGTGGCAGACATATTGGTAATATTATCAGAAACTTCATAAGTCAATTCTAGGATTTCCTTAAATAGTTCTCTTGAGTTATTAGCAATCAATACACCACTTTGAACTTCATCCATGACTGCATTCATTGATTCGCTCGTTTGTTTAATCTCCCCTTGAATTTTCGTTACTATCCCAGCAATTTCTTGAGAAGAACGCTGTGACTCTTCTGCCAGTTTCCGAACTTCATCGGCAACTACTGCAAATCCTTTCCCGTGCTCCCCAGCTCTTGCTGCTTCAATTGCCGCATTAAGCGCAAGCAGATTTGTTTGATCAGCTATAGAAGTAATAACTTCCAATATTTTCACAATATCCTGTGATCTTACAATAAGTGATTTCGTCAATTCATCTGAGTTTTGAACCGATTGTTGAATTGTATTCATCTGGGTAATATTTTTTTCAACAGATTCCTTACCAGTTTGGGCTTTATTCAATGTTGAGCTGGCCTTTTCAGAGATAGTCGCCGAAGCCTCTGCAATTTGCTGTACTCCTTGTGCCACTTCATCAAGCGCTTCTGTGCTTTCAGTCACCATTTCCGCCTGATCGGCTGCTCCTTCAGCAACAGCTTGTATCGATTCCGTTATTACTACACTTGTTTGATTGGATTGATCTGCACTCACAGCCAATTGCGCAGATGTTTCTGCTGTATGTACAGAGCTTTCCTTCAACTGTTTAATCAATTCCCGCAAGCTATGTTTCATCGAATTCGTATTTTCCGCTAACTGACCAATCTCATCCTTTGATTGGATAGCTACATCCTTGCTTGTAAGATCTCCTGCTGCAACTAAACGCAGCTGAGCAACAATATTTCGGATTGGTTTTGTCATCCCGTTTGCAATCCAAATTGCCACCCCAATTATCAGCACAGAAAATACTGCAAGTATAATGGTCGTAATGTTCTTAATACTACTAGTAATTTCTAATATATCATCCAAGGAAGTAAATAAATAAATACCTAAACCTGCACTTTTTAGGGGAGCATAAGTAACCAGTTGTTTTTCTCCATCCAGCTCTGTCTCTTTAGTTCCACTTGTTGTTCTCCCCTTCTCGAAAATAGTTCCTATATTTTTGGAAAAACCAGCTTCCTCAATTGTCTTACCGATTAAGTCAGCATTAGGATGAAACTGAACTATATTATTACTATCAACTAATACAGGATATGTGCTTTTATTTTGAGAAGTTTCATTTTGTAAAAAATCCTGTATAAGGGTTTCAAAGTTAACGGTAGCAGATACCACCCCCACTACTTCTTTATGGGCATTTATGATCGGCGTTGCTATTGCAAGAACTCGATTTCCTGTCGCATTGGACTTAAGGACATTCGAAACACTCTGTTCTCCTTTTATCCCTTTGATAAAATAATCTCTTTTTGATAAGTCTAATTTACCAACTAGACTAGGGTCTGTATGTGCTTCCACCATCCCGTTTTTTCCGATAACTACAACTGATTCATAAGTTGAATCTTGCTCTTTGACAATATTAATTTGTTTACTCCGAGCTGCAAGATCTCCATTGATAATGGTATCTGATTTCGAAATAAGCGTAAGCTCATCCAATCGTTTTTGAATCCATTCCTCCATGTTTTCTACTGTATTGGCTGTTTGATTACCAAGCCATTCCTCTTCATTGTTTAACGCATTATTACTACTTACATAATAAATAATGCTGGAGGCTATTATTACTGGAATAAGACCAATTAATAGAAAATACAAAATAAACTTTGTTTTAATCGATCTGTCTTTTCCTTTTTTCATTCTTCCTCATCTCCCTTAAATAACTCTTTGTAGTGCCATAAAACATATAACTTTACTTCTTAATATTCATATCGACAAAAGTTGACGTATATCAATACTTTCGACAACCATTTTCGACATTTTCCTACCAAAGCTCCTTTTAGTTCTCAGAGGTGGTTCTATCGCTCTCCTCTTATTTTCCAGCAGCCATCATTGATAAAGCGTTTTTCTACTTGGCGATATTACTTCTCTGGATGAGAAATTGCTTTTACTGGTAGCTTCAGTACAACATAGCTCCCGTGGGAAATCCCCTAAATAAACCAAAAAAGAAGCATAGGAAGGCTCCTAAGCTTCTTTACTCTTTAAGGGAAGCATGTCCCTACGATTCCATTTATTCATAAATATCTACTTCAACTGGCAGTTTAACATTATCCTTCGTGAAAGTCGCATACCATACCCAGAGGTTATCTTGAAGGAAAAACTTATTTGGCTGGACATTACCCTCACTAGTAATAATGATCGTTTTGGCATTATCTTCGGCAAACCCATAAATAATGGATAAATCCTTTTCGAGCTTATTATTTGCCTGCCAGGTAATGGATCCTCTCTCCTGTTTCTCTTCTTGAAACTCCTGAAATTCTAATATGGGATAAATAATTTTTTGAAAGTCAGTAAATTCTTTATTAGTAAGCACAGGAACAACCCCCGAACTATTTTCCGCAAAAACGATACGGGACTGCGCATCAAGCAACAGAATTTGCTTGCAATCACCAAATTGTGCCGATACTTCTTCACATACCCTTTCTTCCAAAGATGATGTAGGAGGAATATAGACAGTTTTAGTTGGATTTGGATGCATCGTAATAAGGTAAATAACAAAAATGGTCAGAGCTAGAGCGACTATCAATAGAATGTTCTTCATTACATGTTTCCTCCCTTCTTCCTTCTTTATTACTATGTCCTTTGCCTACATTTCGTGAAAACGAAATACACATTTATACGGAGTTTTCTTCCAATATGATATAGTCATTTATCAAATAGGAGCATTAGAAGCATTTGTGAAAGCAGAGGCCGGAACCTTTACTCCTGCTAAATTAACAAAAAGAAGCCGACTTCAAAAGTTGTTCTTCAACGACTTTCGAGTCAGCCACTACTTTCTATATCATGCAATCAAAAAGCAATAAGAACTGTCCCTTCGATTCCCTTACTGCATAGAAACCCATACGCTCTTTACTTCTGTATAGTTGTTTAGGGCGTAGGAGCCCATTTCGCGTCCAATGCCTGATTGTTTGTATCCGCCGAATGGGGAAGCTGCATCGAATGTATTATAGCAGTTGACCCAAACGGTTCCAGCGCGGAGTTTGCTGGCGATGTAGTGAGCATTGGCAATATCTCTCGTCCAGACGCCTGCTGCTAGACCATATTCGCTGTTATTTGCGCGATTGATCAGCTCATCTAAATCGTCATATGGCATTGCCGAAATAACAGGTCCAAAAATTTCCTCCTTGGCAATTGTCATCTCATCGCGTACATCGGCAAAAACAGTTGGGGAAACAAAGTATCCTTCCTCACGTGGATTAAAACCACCTGCGACTAGTTGCGCGCCTTCGTTTAACCCTCTTTCAATATAACCAAGAACTCGTTGCTGCTGTTCAGCGGAAACTAGCGGTCCAATTTCTGTATCAGCATGGATGCCAGCACCTTGCTTCATTTTTTTCGCTTGATCTGCCATATCGGCAACGACATTATCAAAATGTTTCTTTTGAATAAAGACACGAGACCCAGCACAGCATACCTGTCCTTGGTTAAACATAACACCATTAAAAGCACCTGGAATAGCTTTTGTTAAATCTGCATCTGGCAGGATAATATTCGGTGATTTCCCACCAAGCTCCAATGTAACTCTTTTCAATGTTTTAGAGGCATTCGCCATAATCATTTTTCCAACTTCGGTAGAACCAGTAAAGGCAATTTTATCTACTAAAGGATGATCAACTAGCGGCTGGCCAGCTGTTTCCCCAAATCCAGGAACAATATTTACAACGCCTTCCGGGAAACCCGCTTCCTGGATTAATTCCGCTAAATAAAGCGCAGATAACGGCGTTTGCTCAGCTGGTTTTAATACCACTGTACATCCGGTTGCAAGGGCCGCTCCAAGCTTCCACATTGCCATTAACAGCGGGAAGTTCCAAGGGATAATCTGCCCAACTACTCCTACCGCTTCATGGCGTGTATAATTAAAGTATGGACCATTAACTGGAATCGTTTGTCCTGTAATTTTTGTACACCAACCCGCATAATAGCGCATATGCTCAATGGCTAATGGAATATCCGCATTAGTTGTTTCGCGAATCGGTTTCCCATTATCTAACGTTTCTAACTGGGCAAGCTCCGCACTGTTTTTCTCCATCAAATCGGCCAGTATGTACATAAGACGACTGCGCTCAGAAGCACTCATTTTTGACCAAGGTCCTTCGTCGAAAGCTTTCCGTGCCGCTTTCACTGCTAAATCAATATCTTCTGGACCAGCTTCATATACACTTGCTAAAACCTCATCTGTCGCTGGATTATAACTGTCGAACGTTTTTTGTGTTTGACTCTCCACAAATTCACCATTAATAAATAACTTTTTCTTACCACTTAGGAACTTTCCAACCTTTTCTTTTAAAACCACAGTCTGTTGGTTCATCGAATTCCTCCTTAAAAAGTAGATAATTTAATGGTTAGGCACCAATGATAGAAAACGCTTACAAAGTAATGTTAACACTGTGGAAATAGAGATACAACTAATAAAAGACGAAATATTTCGAGGTTTTTTGACATGTTTGACAGCATTGGACAAGAAACGACAAGCTACTATACAGGGGAATGCTTCTCTGTCCCCCAAGAATTATGCTGTTTTAATTCCTATTTTCTTTCTATATAGTAAACCATCTTTCATTTAATGAAAGATGGTTCTATGCATATATATACATTTTGTAAACTTGCTAAAGAAAAATGTCTTTAGAATAATTCGCCCTACAGATTCTCTAATCGGTTGATTCGAATTCACTTGTTATGGTAAAGCTTACTTTATTTACATTATAGTAAAGGAGAGAGTGATATAAGGGGTCTTTATCTTTATTGTATGCTACTTTTTCCAATTGATAAAGAGGATCACTAATATTGCACTGTAAATAACCTGCCAATTCACTATTAGCTAATATAACATTTAATATCTTATTATTAAATGCAGGAATCCTTCCATAAATTTCGTTTAGGATTTTATGCATAGATTTATTTTCTTCCACGTATCGGTCTAATTCCGGAAAAAGCTCTAAGGAATAGGTGGAAGTTTCATGCAATAATGGTTCATTATCTAAATGGAGTAGTCGCTTTAACTCGAGAACAGGACTATTCGTATCAATTTTTAATTTCTCTGCTATTTCTTTGTTCACTTCTTTTACTTCATAAGAAATTATTTTAGGATTGGGCATTTTACCAGTGGAATTCATATATTCAGAATAACCATTAACAGCAACTAATTCACGTTTTATCTTAACATGATTAACAAATGTACCCTTTCCTTGTTTCTTAATTAAATAACCTTCATTTACTAAATCCAATACCGCCTTTCGAACAGTAATTCTACTTACTTTATATTTTTCACAAAGTTCCGGTTCAGTTGGCAATTTTTCACCATGCGTATATATTCCATCATTTATATCATCTGCAATCGCTTGCTTAAGCTGTATGTATAAAGGAGTAGAGCTGTTACTATTAAGCAAATTTTATTACCTCCTTTTCACCTTTCTTTTCTTTATTATATCTTACTATTATTTTAATTTTAAACAATTCTTTTCTTATTAGCCTATTCCATTCCTCCATTTAAAAGAAAAAAGACTATTTCAAAATCATGGTCACACGATTTTGAGACAGTCTTTTTGATGTTCAAAATATCTTTGCCATTAATACTCTAATTTCCACATATATCTTCTTTTAGTTAATGGATGATTACGGATATAGGATAATTGTTCTGCATATACCCGCAAGACACCGGAAATTAACATTGGATTAAAATAATCTACTACTTCAGAAGCTATAACTGAACCAAGCCCAAAGTCTTTTGCATCTACCACAGTTGTTTTAGCATCAAAGCGCTGCAAAAATTCAAGCGCTCTTGCATCCATAGGTCTGGTTCTTCCATCATTCATCAACAATAGGAACGGAACATCTTTTTCTACCACTTCAAAGGGACCGTGGAAAAATTCTCCATCATGAAATGTCCCCGAATTAATCCACTGCATTTCCATTAACAAGCAGATAGAAAAGGAATAAGCCACTTCATGTGTTGCTCCACTACTCATGACGTAAATTACTTCATCATCTTTATAAGCTTCCGCAAAAGCTTTGGCATCTGGTAAAACTGTGGAAGCAGCCTTTTCGATAAGTTCATAAATTTTTCCGAAACCATCTATCATTTTGTCATAATTCTCATAACCCTCATATTGATGAAGTATTTCTGTAGCTAATCCTAATACTTTTGTCATTTTCTCCATTTTAGCAGCATAATTAGCCTCAAATCCATGATATACTATGTAACCTGCATCTTTTGTTAAAGCAGATCCCTCCACATGTGTTACTGCAATAACATGTGCGCCTAATTCTTTTGCTTTTGTTGTTGCTTCTACTGATTCAGGAGTGGCTCCACCTAGTGAGCAAGTAATAACAATACTTGTATCGTCAACAGAAATTGGGGTTGCATAATTAAATTCATTTGCTGTATATAAACTTACACGCAGAGTTTTGGCATTAGCTTCTAGAAAATACTTTGCAGGATACAATTCTGCTTTAGATGCTCCACATCCAACAAAAAACACACTTTTAATGTTCGGTTGTCTTTCCTTAATTGATCCAATAATTTGATTAAGTTCCATCTTGATTACCTCCAATATTTTAAGTTAATAGATTTTTATTTCAAAAATGTAAGAAGTATTTACCTATCTACCACCACCTTAAAATCAATCATTATGTATATTTCTTGCCAAATCCAAATGATCCCTCAACTAGACATTGTTCAGATGAAAATGCTGCTGCTTTTTTGAGACTTTCTTTAATAATGGACTCTGTATCTGTTTTTCCATCTTTAATTTCTTTTCCATAGTGATAGATAAAACAAGTAATAAAGGAATCGCCTGCTCCCATCGTATCTTTGGGTTTCACAAAGAAGGACTCTTGCATATAAAATTTGTTTCCATCAAATAAAATGGCCCCTTTTTCTCCTAAAGTACACAATACCAATTGGCAGCCTATATGAGTAACATTCAGGCATAAATTTAAAATGTCATCTAGTTTCATATGACTACAGGAAAAATAAGCATAATCGATTACTTTGCTTATTCGTCTTACTTGCTCCATTGTGAAATCAGAAGAAAAATCAAATCCAATTGGTATTCCTAACTGTTTAATCTTTGGCAATTCCGTTTCCGCAAAGCCATACAAACCCGTATGTACTAGATCAAAAGATGTTAAATAGGAATAATCCTCTTCCGTTAAGTTCAAACCAAATTGTCTTAAAACCCCACATCGATTACTTCCTAAAAATACTCGATCCCCATCTTTTAGTGTCACTCGAGCACAACCATTTTCTCCTTTGTATAATTTGCAGTGGCTGATATCTATCCCCATTTCGGTAATACTTTCTTGTACATGTTGGCTCTCTAAATCTGAACCGAATGCTCCTAAAAAAGCCGCTTCTGCACCTAATTTTTTTGCAAATACTGCAAAATTAAGTGCATTTCCTCCAGGATACATAGTCTGAATGTGTTCATATTTATCTACGACATTATCTCCCAATCCGATTACCTTCATGATGTCATGTCACCTCACTTAATCAGCCTCATTAGTATAACGTTATATAACGTTATACTAATTTGTCTTTATGTTATTGTCAATACTATTCTGACTATTACTTGCAAATCTTATAAATTCTACATATATTTCTCAAATTCTTTCATATTTCGACAATCATGGGCTGCGGGATCCATAAAGTATCTTGAATCTGTGATTTCTTGCCCTAAGTATCCCTCGTATCCGTTTTGTTTAAGTGTAATAAGAAACTGTTCTAAGTCATGCTTACCATCACCCCAAACTAAATGACCATATGGGTTTCCGTCCACAAAATGAGTATGAATAATCTTACTACCGAATACATCAAACCACTCTTGTAAGGTTTCCCCTGCCACCCCCATAGCAGTAGTATCTACTAGAACTTTTACATTGGCATGATTAATTTCCTCTATCATTCTTTTAGTATCTTGTAATGTTGTAACTAGATTAGATTCTTCTGGGCGTAAACTTTCCAACGCAAGTGTAACTCCCTCCGACTTTGCAGTATCAGCCAGTTTCGAAAGCATTTCCCTAGAACGCTTCCATGCCTCTTCTCGATCTTCATCTAGATATCCCCATCCAGAATTACATTGCATTATTTTACAACCTAGTTCAGCAGCAGCCTTTATACCATTAGTAAAGTAGTGTAAGCTTTTTTCGAAAATCTCTGGTTTCAGAGAGGCAAACTGAAATTGATACATACAGTTTTCAGGAGTAAATACTTTCATTTCTAAATGATAGGAATCAATCTTTTTTTTCAAGGCTTTACAATCTGAATAAGTCGTAGGATCTAAATAATAGTGAGGTACACCAGTCCAAAACTCTATGGATTGAATCCCAGCTTTTACTTGTGCTTGTAAAAAATAATCTAAAGAATAGCGCATATAATGAATATTCATTCCTGCTATTTGTTCTCTAGTAATTAAAGCCATTCCTCTCACACCTTTCATATAACTTGATAGATTTTAAGATACTTACAATACTTTCGATAAAAAATCAATTGTTCGAGGATGAGTTGGGTTTCCGAAAAATTGTTTTGGATTGTTTTCTTCCATGATATAACCTTGATCCATAAATAGAATACGATCTCCAACCTCTTTGGCAAAACCCATCTCATGTGTTACCACTACCATTGTCATTCCTTCTTGAGCTAGATTCTTCATAACTGCTAATACCTCTCCAACCATTTCTGGATCTAATGCAGATGTGGGTTCATCAAATAGCATTACTTCCGGCTTCATGGCTAATGCTCTGGCAATAGCTATTCGTTGTTGCTGACCACCAGACAGGGAGGAAGGATATGCATCATATTTTTCTAACAGTCCTACTTTTTTTAATAAGTCCTTGGCCAAATTTTGGGCTTCGGTTTGCTTCATCCCTTTTACTTTTATGGGAGCATGACAAATATTTTGGGCAACTGTTTTATGGGGAAAAAGATTAAATTGCTGAAAAACCATTCCCATTCTCTCTCTTACTTTATCAATATTAACCTTTCGAGCTGTTATCTCCTGCTCTTCCACCTTTATGCTTCCACTTGTCGGTAGTTCTAACAAATTCAAACACCTCAAAAAAGTGCTTTTTCCTGAACCAGAAGGACCAATTACAACAACCACTTCTCCTTTATTGATTTTTACGTCAATCCCCTTTAACACTTCATGATTTCCGTAACTTTTATGCAGTCCTTTAACGTCGATCACTTGCTTTCAATCTCCTTTCAACCACTCCTAGGAGTTGCGTTAATGTAAAAGTCATGATCAAATATCCTAAAGAGGCTACTAAAATTGGCTCCAACCCCAGTGCTGTATTTCCTCTAACAATAGTTGTCTTATACATAAGTTCAGCTACGCCTATTATGGATACAATGGATGAATCTTTTATACTGCCAATAAATTGGTTCCCAAGTGCAGGAAGAATATTTTTAAATGCTTGAGGAAGGACGATATCAAACATCGCCTGCCTTTGATTCATACCTAAACTTCTTGCTGCTTCCATTTGTCCTTTACTGACTGCTTCAATTCCTGATCGAATCGTTTCTGAAATGTAAGCAGCCGCATTAAGAGATAACGCAATTGCTCCAACCATCAAATCCGGTATATCCCATCCCTTAAATATCAACGGAATTCCAATATAGATGATATATATTTGAGCAAGGAGAGGGGTACCTCTAATAAATTCCACATATATATCACCAATAATTTTTACTACCTTAAACCTTGACCTACGTAATAGGGTTAAAGCAATTCCTAAAATAGTTCCTAAAACTACAGCAATGACAGCAAGTAGAATAGTAATATATATACCTGTTAGGAAATATGGATAGTACTGCTCTAAAAAAGAAAAACTCAACATTATCACCTACAATATTTAGGGTATTTTTCATTTCTAGAAGATGTTTTGTGACTAAATATTTCTATTCTCTCTTTCTTATCTCTTATTCTTCTAATTCCACACCATCCATCGCTTCTTTTAACCATTGTTCATAGTCTGGTTTTACTCGATCAATCGTAGCATTAATTACATCCATTATTTCCTTATCTGTGCCTTTAGGTAAAGCAATCGCAGCACCAGCTGAAGGGTCTTCATAATAAACTTCACTTGCTACAATATCCGGATTACCCTTAGCAAGTAGGGTAGCAGTAGGAATATCTACTAATACTGCATCAACCTTATTGTTCGCCAAATCTAAGGAAAGTTCTGTAGATTTTCCGAGTAACTTCAAGGTTGCATTCGGTAATTCTGATTCCAAAATACTCTGTTGTACAGATGTTTTTATAGCGCCTATTTTTTTATCAGCT of Niallia circulans contains these proteins:
- a CDS encoding GntR family transcriptional regulator, with the protein product MLNSNSSTPLYIQLKQAIADDINDGIYTHGEKLPTEPELCEKYKVSRITVRKAVLDLVNEGYLIKKQGKGTFVNHVKIKRELVAVNGYSEYMNSTGKMPNPKIISYEVKEVNKEIAEKLKIDTNSPVLELKRLLHLDNEPLLHETSTYSLELFPELDRYVEENKSMHKILNEIYGRIPAFNNKILNVILANSELAGYLQCNISDPLYQLEKVAYNKDKDPLYHSLLYYNVNKVSFTITSEFESTD
- a CDS encoding amino acid ABC transporter ATP-binding protein, with translation MIDVKGLHKSYGNHEVLKGIDVKINKGEVVVVIGPSGSGKSTFLRCLNLLELPTSGSIKVEEQEITARKVNIDKVRERMGMVFQQFNLFPHKTVAQNICHAPIKVKGMKQTEAQNLAKDLLKKVGLLEKYDAYPSSLSGGQQQRIAIARALAMKPEVMLFDEPTSALDPEMVGEVLAVMKNLAQEGMTMVVVTHEMGFAKEVGDRILFMDQGYIMEENNPKQFFGNPTHPRTIDFLSKVL
- a CDS encoding amino acid ABC transporter permease produces the protein MSFSFLEQYYPYFLTGIYITILLAVIAVVLGTILGIALTLLRRSRFKVVKIIGDIYVEFIRGTPLLAQIYIIYIGIPLIFKGWDIPDLMVGAIALSLNAAAYISETIRSGIEAVSKGQMEAARSLGMNQRQAMFDIVLPQAFKNILPALGNQFIGSIKDSSIVSIIGVAELMYKTTIVRGNTALGLEPILVASLGYLIMTFTLTQLLGVVERRLKASDRR
- a CDS encoding PfkB family carbohydrate kinase, with amino-acid sequence MKVIGLGDNVVDKYEHIQTMYPGGNALNFAVFAKKLGAEAAFLGAFGSDLESQHVQESITEMGIDISHCKLYKGENGCARVTLKDGDRVFLGSNRCGVLRQFGLNLTEEDYSYLTSFDLVHTGLYGFAETELPKIKQLGIPIGFDFSSDFTMEQVRRISKVIDYAYFSCSHMKLDDILNLCLNVTHIGCQLVLCTLGEKGAILFDGNKFYMQESFFVKPKDTMGAGDSFITCFIYHYGKEIKDGKTDTESIIKESLKKAAAFSSEQCLVEGSFGFGKKYT
- a CDS encoding methyl-accepting chemotaxis protein, with the protein product MKKGKDRSIKTKFILYFLLIGLIPVIIASSIIYYVSSNNALNNEEEWLGNQTANTVENMEEWIQKRLDELTLISKSDTIINGDLAARSKQINIVKEQDSTYESVVVIGKNGMVEAHTDPSLVGKLDLSKRDYFIKGIKGEQSVSNVLKSNATGNRVLAIATPIINAHKEVVGVVSATVNFETLIQDFLQNETSQNKSTYPVLVDSNNIVQFHPNADLIGKTIEEAGFSKNIGTIFEKGRTTSGTKETELDGEKQLVTYAPLKSAGLGIYLFTSLDDILEITSSIKNITTIILAVFSVLIIGVAIWIANGMTKPIRNIVAQLRLVAAGDLTSKDVAIQSKDEIGQLAENTNSMKHSLRELIKQLKESSVHTAETSAQLAVSADQSNQTSVVITESIQAVAEGAADQAEMVTESTEALDEVAQGVQQIAEASATISEKASSTLNKAQTGKESVEKNITQMNTIQQSVQNSDELTKSLIVRSQDIVKILEVITSIADQTNLLALNAAIEAARAGEHGKGFAVVADEVRKLAEESQRSSQEIAGIVTKIQGEIKQTSESMNAVMDEVQSGVLIANNSRELFKEILELTYEVSDNITNMSATSEEISAGAEEVSASFNQISTITKNTKSSTQEVAAASEEQLAGIEEISSAAQSLKNLAAELEKTITKFTI
- a CDS encoding aldehyde dehydrogenase family protein encodes the protein MNQQTVVLKEKVGKFLSGKKKLFINGEFVESQTQKTFDSYNPATDEVLASVYEAGPEDIDLAVKAARKAFDEGPWSKMSASERSRLMYILADLMEKNSAELAQLETLDNGKPIRETTNADIPLAIEHMRYYAGWCTKITGQTIPVNGPYFNYTRHEAVGVVGQIIPWNFPLLMAMWKLGAALATGCTVVLKPAEQTPLSALYLAELIQEAGFPEGVVNIVPGFGETAGQPLVDHPLVDKIAFTGSTEVGKMIMANASKTLKRVTLELGGKSPNIILPDADLTKAIPGAFNGVMFNQGQVCCAGSRVFIQKKHFDNVVADMADQAKKMKQGAGIHADTEIGPLVSAEQQQRVLGYIERGLNEGAQLVAGGFNPREEGYFVSPTVFADVRDEMTIAKEEIFGPVISAMPYDDLDELINRANNSEYGLAAGVWTRDIANAHYIASKLRAGTVWVNCYNTFDAASPFGGYKQSGIGREMGSYALNNYTEVKSVWVSMQ
- a CDS encoding sugar phosphate isomerase/epimerase family protein codes for the protein MALITREQIAGMNIHYMRYSLDYFLQAQVKAGIQSIEFWTGVPHYYLDPTTYSDCKALKKKIDSYHLEMKVFTPENCMYQFQFASLKPEIFEKSLHYFTNGIKAAAELGCKIMQCNSGWGYLDEDREEAWKRSREMLSKLADTAKSEGVTLALESLRPEESNLVTTLQDTKRMIEEINHANVKVLVDTTAMGVAGETLQEWFDVFGSKIIHTHFVDGNPYGHLVWGDGKHDLEQFLITLKQNGYEGYLGQEITDSRYFMDPAAHDCRNMKEFEKYM
- a CDS encoding ROK family protein → MKKKVKRRQQKGRKPVHLLFAKEYKYTIGIDIGGTTTEIAIMDLENLFCTAKSTHKRR
- a CDS encoding SIS domain-containing protein: MELNQIIGSIKERQPNIKSVFFVGCGASKAELYPAKYFLEANAKTLRVSLYTANEFNYATPISVDDTSIVITCSLGGATPESVEATTKAKELGAHVIAVTHVEGSALTKDAGYIVYHGFEANYAAKMEKMTKVLGLATEILHQYEGYENYDKMIDGFGKIYELIEKAASTVLPDAKAFAEAYKDDEVIYVMSSGATHEVAYSFSICLLMEMQWINSGTFHDGEFFHGPFEVVEKDVPFLLLMNDGRTRPMDARALEFLQRFDAKTTVVDAKDFGLGSVIASEVVDYFNPMLISGVLRVYAEQLSYIRNHPLTKRRYMWKLEY